One genomic region from Paraburkholderia azotifigens encodes:
- the priB gene encoding primosomal replication protein N, whose protein sequence is MNRLQLTASVVEREPVRYTPAGVPIAGCTLQHRTQVVEAGIARTVELTLQAVAAGEASGRLERVEMGVETLFTGFLAKKSRNARTLVFHITELQDIGKD, encoded by the coding sequence ATGAACCGGCTGCAACTCACGGCAAGCGTCGTAGAACGCGAACCGGTGCGGTACACCCCCGCCGGCGTTCCGATTGCAGGCTGTACGTTGCAACACCGCACGCAGGTCGTCGAAGCGGGCATTGCCCGAACCGTCGAACTGACATTGCAGGCGGTGGCGGCCGGCGAAGCGAGCGGCAGGCTGGAACGGGTTGAAATGGGCGTCGAAACGCTCTTCACCGGCTTCCTGGCAAAAAAAAGCCGCAACGCGAGAACTCTGGTGTTTCACATCACAGAATTGCAGGACATTGGAAAGGACTAA
- the rpsR gene encoding 30S ribosomal protein S18, translating to MPRPTGKKFDKRRQQQNPLFKRKKFCRFTAAGVEQIDYKDIDTLKDFIGENGKITPARLTGTKAHYQRQLDTAIKRARFLALMPYTDQHKA from the coding sequence ATGCCCCGCCCGACTGGTAAGAAATTCGACAAGCGTCGTCAGCAACAAAACCCGCTCTTCAAGCGCAAGAAGTTCTGCCGCTTCACGGCTGCAGGCGTCGAACAGATCGACTACAAGGACATCGATACGCTGAAGGACTTCATCGGCGAAAACGGCAAGATCACGCCGGCACGTCTGACGGGTACCAAGGCCCACTATCAGCGCCAGCTCGACACGGCAATCAAGCGCGCACGTTTCCTCGCGCTGATGCCGTACACCGATCAGCACAAGGCCTAA
- the rplI gene encoding 50S ribosomal protein L9, with protein sequence MQIILLEKVVNVGNLGDIVKVKDGYARNFLIPNKKARRATKEAIAEFEVRRAELEKVAAEKLAAAQAQGEKLAGLTVQIGQKAGVDGRLFGSVTNADIAAALGKQGFEVEKAQVRLPEGPLKMVGDHPVHVSLHTDVTVDVTVSVLGEHV encoded by the coding sequence ATGCAAATCATTCTTCTCGAAAAAGTCGTGAACGTCGGCAACCTGGGCGACATCGTCAAGGTCAAGGACGGCTATGCACGTAACTTCCTGATCCCGAACAAGAAGGCACGCCGTGCCACGAAGGAAGCGATCGCTGAATTCGAAGTTCGCCGCGCAGAACTGGAAAAGGTCGCTGCTGAAAAGCTGGCGGCTGCTCAGGCTCAAGGCGAAAAGCTGGCAGGTCTGACGGTTCAGATCGGCCAGAAGGCTGGCGTCGACGGCCGTCTGTTCGGCTCGGTCACGAACGCGGACATCGCTGCAGCACTGGGCAAGCAAGGCTTCGAAGTGGAAAAGGCGCAAGTGCGTCTGCCGGAAGGCCCGCTGAAGATGGTCGGCGACCATCCGGTGCACGTTTCGCTGCACACGGACGTCACGGTTGACGTCACGGTGTCGGTGCTGGGCGAGCACGTCTAA
- a CDS encoding replicative DNA helicase, which yields MNAPSKDPQIESLKVPPHSIEAEQSVLGGLLLDNGAWDRIADFLAQSDFYRFDHRVIFEHIGRLIAATRPADVVTVYEALTTSGKADDVGGLAYLNALAQNTPSAANIRRYAEIVRDRAVLRRLVSVADEISADAFNPQGKEVRQLLDEAESKVFSIAEDGARGTQGFLEIGPLLTQVVERIDTLYHTANPSDVTGTPTGFVDLDRMTSGMHGGELIIVAGRPSMGKTAFSMNVGEYVAVEYGLPVAVFSMEMPGTQLIMRMLGSVGRLDQHRMRTGRLTDEDWPKLTHAVQKMSEAQIFIDETGGLNPMELRSRARRLSRQCGKLGLIIIDYLQLMSGSSSGENRATEISEISRSLKSLAKELDVPVIALSQLNRGLEQRPNKRPVMSDLRESGAIEQDADVILFIYRDEVYNPDSPDKGTAEIIIGKQRNGPIGPVRLTFHGQFTKFDNFAGPQNFYGGE from the coding sequence ATGAACGCACCGTCGAAAGATCCTCAAATCGAGTCGCTGAAAGTCCCGCCCCATTCCATCGAGGCCGAGCAATCGGTGCTGGGCGGTCTGCTGCTCGACAACGGCGCATGGGACCGCATCGCTGACTTCCTCGCGCAAAGCGACTTCTACCGCTTCGACCATCGTGTCATCTTCGAGCATATCGGCAGGCTGATCGCGGCGACGCGTCCCGCCGACGTCGTGACCGTCTACGAAGCGCTGACCACCTCGGGCAAGGCCGACGATGTCGGCGGGCTCGCGTATCTGAACGCGCTCGCGCAGAACACGCCCAGCGCGGCCAACATCCGCCGTTACGCTGAAATCGTGCGCGACCGCGCGGTGCTGCGCCGGCTCGTGTCCGTGGCTGATGAAATTTCCGCCGACGCGTTCAATCCGCAAGGCAAGGAAGTCCGTCAGCTGCTCGACGAGGCGGAGTCGAAAGTGTTCTCGATCGCGGAAGACGGCGCGCGCGGCACGCAGGGCTTCCTCGAAATCGGGCCGCTGCTCACCCAGGTCGTCGAGCGCATCGACACGCTCTATCACACGGCCAACCCGAGCGACGTGACGGGCACGCCGACGGGCTTCGTCGATCTGGACCGCATGACGTCGGGAATGCACGGCGGCGAGCTGATCATCGTGGCAGGGCGTCCGTCGATGGGTAAGACGGCGTTTTCGATGAATGTCGGCGAATACGTGGCCGTCGAATATGGGCTGCCCGTCGCGGTGTTCTCGATGGAAATGCCTGGCACGCAACTGATCATGCGTATGCTCGGTTCCGTCGGCCGGCTGGACCAGCACCGCATGCGAACCGGGCGTCTGACCGACGAAGATTGGCCGAAGCTCACGCATGCAGTGCAGAAAATGAGCGAAGCGCAGATTTTCATCGATGAAACGGGCGGCCTGAACCCGATGGAACTGCGCTCGCGCGCGCGCCGTCTGTCGCGGCAGTGCGGCAAGCTCGGGCTCATCATCATCGACTATTTGCAGCTGATGAGCGGCTCCTCGTCGGGCGAAAACCGCGCGACGGAAATCTCGGAAATCTCGCGTTCGCTCAAGAGCCTGGCCAAGGAACTCGACGTGCCCGTGATCGCGCTGTCGCAGCTGAACCGCGGTCTGGAGCAGCGTCCGAACAAGCGTCCCGTGATGTCGGACTTGCGCGAATCGGGTGCAATCGAACAGGACGCGGACGTGATCCTGTTCATTTACCGCGACGAAGTCTATAACCCGGACAGCCCCGACAAGGGCACTGCCGAAATCATCATCGGCAAGCAGCGTAACGGCCCGATTGGCCCTGTTCGGCTCACGTTCCACGGCCAATTCACGAAATTCGACAACTTTGCGGGTCCGCAGAACTTCTACGGCGGTGAGTAG
- a CDS encoding DUF47 domain-containing protein, producing the protein MFGRFMPTEGKFFEIFNAHAQHIVAGSRELELLIDNLGDAEIHKQNVQTAEKAADKLTHETIDLLHKTFITPLDRDEIHKLITTMDDILDLMEDVATAISLYDVQAVTSEASQLAHISTACCERVQAAVGMLSDMKQARDILKACEDIDRLESDADRVLRSAMSKLFREEDDVKTLIKLKAIYELLESITDKCEDVANIIEGIVLENA; encoded by the coding sequence ATGTTCGGTCGATTCATGCCCACCGAGGGCAAATTCTTTGAAATCTTCAACGCGCACGCGCAGCACATCGTTGCCGGCAGTCGCGAACTCGAACTGTTGATCGATAACCTCGGCGACGCCGAGATTCACAAGCAAAACGTGCAAACGGCCGAAAAAGCCGCCGACAAACTGACGCACGAAACCATCGATCTGCTGCACAAGACCTTCATCACGCCGCTCGACCGCGACGAGATCCACAAGCTGATCACCACGATGGACGACATCCTCGACCTGATGGAGGACGTCGCCACGGCCATTTCGCTGTATGACGTGCAGGCCGTCACGTCGGAGGCGAGCCAGCTCGCGCACATTTCGACGGCTTGCTGCGAACGTGTGCAGGCAGCCGTCGGCATGTTGTCGGACATGAAGCAGGCGCGCGACATCCTGAAAGCGTGCGAAGACATCGACCGTCTGGAGTCGGATGCCGACCGCGTGCTGCGCTCGGCGATGTCGAAGCTTTTCCGCGAAGAGGACGACGTCAAGACGTTGATCAAGCTGAAGGCAATCTACGAACTGCTCGAGTCGATCACCGACAAGTGCGAGGACGTGGCGAACATCATCGAAGGCATCGTGCTGGAAAACGCGTAA
- a CDS encoding inorganic phosphate transporter codes for MHSIQLAIWAVATLVVVALVFDFMNGFHDAANSIATVVSTGVLKPQQAVAFAAAFNVIAYFIFHLKVAQTVGKGTIDPGIVDHYVVFGALVGAIGWNIVTWYYGIPSSSSHALIGGLVGSALAKSGWSALNWDGLLKTIAFIFVSPLLGFVLGSFFMLLVSWIYFRTPPSKVDRRFRRLQLVSAGLYSLGHGGNDAQKTIGIIWMLLIATGYASSTADAPPLWVIGACYLSMGLGTLFGGWRIVRTMGQKITKLKPVGGFCAEAGGAITLFVASFLGIPVSTTHTITGAIVGVGATQKLSAVRWGVAGNIVWAWVLTIPASAVLAAAGWWLGHRFL; via the coding sequence ATGCATTCGATACAACTCGCCATCTGGGCGGTCGCGACGCTCGTCGTCGTCGCGCTCGTCTTCGACTTCATGAACGGTTTCCACGACGCGGCGAACTCGATCGCCACCGTCGTGTCGACGGGCGTGCTGAAGCCGCAACAGGCGGTTGCGTTCGCGGCCGCTTTCAACGTCATCGCGTACTTCATTTTTCACCTGAAGGTCGCGCAGACGGTCGGCAAGGGCACGATCGACCCCGGTATCGTCGATCACTACGTCGTGTTCGGCGCGCTGGTCGGCGCGATCGGCTGGAACATCGTCACGTGGTACTACGGCATTCCTTCCAGTTCGTCGCACGCGCTGATCGGCGGACTGGTGGGCTCCGCGCTCGCGAAATCGGGCTGGAGCGCGCTGAACTGGGATGGTCTGCTGAAGACGATCGCGTTCATTTTCGTGTCGCCGCTGCTGGGCTTCGTACTCGGCTCGTTCTTCATGCTGCTGGTGTCGTGGATCTATTTCCGCACGCCGCCCAGCAAGGTCGACCGGCGCTTCCGGCGGCTGCAACTGGTGTCGGCGGGGCTGTACAGCCTTGGCCACGGCGGCAACGACGCGCAAAAGACCATCGGCATCATCTGGATGCTGCTGATCGCGACGGGCTACGCTTCGTCCACGGCCGACGCGCCGCCGCTGTGGGTAATCGGCGCGTGCTATCTGTCGATGGGTCTCGGCACGCTGTTCGGCGGCTGGCGCATCGTGCGCACGATGGGGCAGAAGATCACGAAGCTCAAGCCCGTCGGCGGCTTCTGTGCGGAGGCGGGCGGCGCGATCACGCTGTTCGTCGCGTCGTTCCTCGGCATTCCCGTATCCACGACGCATACGATCACGGGTGCGATCGTCGGTGTGGGCGCGACGCAGAAGTTGTCGGCCGTACGCTGGGGTGTCGCGGGCAATATCGTCTGGGCGTGGGTGCTGACGATTCCCGCGTCCGCCGTGCTCGCGGCGGCCGGCTGGTGGCTGGGTCACCGCTTCCTGTAA
- a CDS encoding SDR family NAD(P)-dependent oxidoreductase produces the protein MDLGLKDKVVLITGGSKGIGLACARAFAMEGAKVAIVSRDPANLARAREQLSSEGLHVHLTRADLHEPHSAADVVEEATGAVGPIDILINSAGAARRYDPETLDAAAFKATMEAKYFPYIYPQQEVLKRMAERVKSGAAKEPGTIVNIIGMGGKIASDIHIAGGAANAALMLATVGLAHYYARYGIRINAINPGATLTERVDEALKLEASREGVEPAEALARGEARVPLGRFAKPEEIADVALFLASRRASYVTGAIVPMDGGSAPLI, from the coding sequence ATGGATCTTGGTCTCAAAGACAAAGTGGTTCTGATAACAGGCGGCAGCAAGGGCATCGGACTCGCGTGCGCGCGCGCGTTCGCGATGGAAGGCGCGAAAGTCGCGATCGTGTCGCGCGATCCCGCCAATCTCGCGCGCGCCCGCGAGCAGCTGTCGAGCGAAGGCTTGCATGTCCATCTGACGCGCGCGGATCTGCACGAGCCGCACAGCGCCGCCGATGTCGTCGAGGAAGCGACAGGCGCCGTCGGCCCAATCGACATCCTCATCAACAGCGCGGGCGCCGCGCGTCGCTACGATCCCGAAACGCTCGACGCGGCCGCCTTCAAGGCGACCATGGAAGCCAAGTACTTCCCATATATCTATCCGCAGCAGGAAGTGCTCAAGCGTATGGCCGAGCGCGTCAAATCGGGCGCCGCGAAAGAGCCGGGAACGATCGTCAACATCATCGGCATGGGCGGCAAGATTGCGAGCGACATTCACATCGCGGGCGGCGCCGCCAACGCCGCGCTGATGCTCGCGACCGTCGGCCTCGCGCACTACTACGCGCGTTATGGTATCCGCATCAACGCGATCAATCCGGGCGCGACGCTGACGGAGCGCGTCGACGAGGCGCTGAAGCTGGAAGCGTCGCGCGAAGGTGTCGAGCCGGCCGAAGCGCTCGCGCGCGGCGAAGCACGCGTGCCGCTCGGACGTTTCGCGAAACCGGAAGAGATTGCGGACGTCGCGTTGTTTCTGGCGAGCCGCCGCGCGAGCTACGTGACGGGCGCGATCGTCCCGATGGATGGAGGCAGCGCGCCGCTGATCTGA
- a CDS encoding C40 family peptidase — MLRLALSLLVVALLAACSGAPQKTARGSGGSYASSGGAYRTTPPGFPRFVDHSIGREEISIQAMSLVGVPYRWGGNTPDSGFDCSGLVHYVVQRAASVNLPRTTADMSSRGETVDPEEIAPGDLIFFNTTGRPHSHVGIYVGKLRFVNAPSTGGTVRLDYLTNPYWAKRFDGIRRVAPALNKPTPFDAPGYQAAAPAPSAPAVATVDARMPAAPVASTAAAISSAPAAASADPFEPPPPGMTAAQMQARSAGAVSPNVVNSLAADAPAQRAYSAAPAPDAIDAAADAYEPPPPAAMAARQARQAQSYGGSSGQGGVQIMRASTASRPVPAPTQTNDDPIAGFASD, encoded by the coding sequence ATGCTTCGCCTCGCGCTGTCACTGTTGGTCGTCGCCCTGCTCGCCGCCTGCTCGGGTGCGCCGCAGAAGACCGCGCGCGGTTCGGGCGGATCGTATGCGTCCTCGGGCGGCGCGTATCGCACCACGCCGCCGGGCTTCCCCCGCTTCGTCGATCACAGTATCGGCCGCGAAGAAATCTCGATTCAGGCGATGAGCCTCGTCGGCGTGCCGTATCGCTGGGGCGGCAACACGCCCGACAGCGGCTTCGACTGCAGCGGACTCGTGCACTACGTCGTGCAGCGCGCGGCCTCGGTGAACCTGCCGCGCACGACGGCCGACATGAGTTCGCGCGGCGAGACGGTCGATCCCGAAGAAATCGCACCGGGCGACCTGATTTTTTTCAACACGACCGGGCGGCCGCATTCGCACGTCGGCATCTACGTCGGCAAGCTGCGCTTCGTCAATGCGCCGTCGACGGGCGGCACGGTGCGGCTCGACTATCTGACCAATCCCTATTGGGCGAAGCGTTTCGACGGCATTCGCCGGGTGGCGCCCGCGCTGAACAAGCCGACGCCATTCGATGCGCCGGGCTATCAGGCCGCTGCGCCTGCGCCGTCGGCGCCTGCTGTGGCGACCGTCGATGCACGTATGCCGGCCGCGCCCGTCGCCAGTACGGCGGCTGCCATATCCTCCGCGCCAGCCGCCGCATCCGCCGACCCGTTCGAACCGCCGCCGCCCGGCATGACCGCCGCGCAAATGCAGGCGCGCTCAGCGGGCGCCGTGTCGCCGAACGTGGTGAATTCCCTTGCTGCGGATGCGCCTGCGCAACGCGCCTACAGTGCCGCACCGGCGCCCGATGCCATCGACGCAGCCGCCGATGCCTACGAGCCGCCGCCGCCCGCAGCCATGGCGGCGCGTCAGGCCCGCCAGGCGCAATCGTACGGTGGGTCGAGTGGCCAAGGCGGCGTCCAGATCATGCGCGCATCGACGGCCTCGCGCCCCGTTCCTGCCCCGACGCAGACCAACGACGACCCGATCGCGGGCTTCGCCAGTGACTGA
- a CDS encoding peroxiredoxin yields MPIAVDQPVPDFTAPATGGDFTLSSLLGKKVVVYFYPKDNTPGCTTEGLQFRDLYPKFKKAGAEIIGVSRDSVRSHDNFKAKLELPFTLVSDPDEMLCTLFGVMKLKKMYGKEVRGIERSTFVIDAEGVLRREWRGVKVPGHVDEILEAVQAL; encoded by the coding sequence GTGCCCATCGCAGTCGATCAACCCGTTCCCGATTTCACCGCCCCGGCCACCGGCGGCGACTTCACGCTGTCCAGCCTGCTCGGCAAGAAGGTTGTCGTGTATTTCTATCCGAAAGACAACACGCCCGGCTGCACGACGGAAGGCCTGCAGTTCCGCGACCTGTATCCGAAGTTCAAGAAGGCGGGCGCAGAGATCATCGGCGTATCGCGCGACAGCGTCCGCTCGCACGATAACTTCAAGGCCAAGCTCGAACTGCCGTTTACCTTGGTATCGGACCCCGACGAAATGCTGTGCACGCTCTTCGGCGTCATGAAACTGAAGAAAATGTATGGCAAAGAAGTACGGGGAATCGAGCGCTCCACATTCGTTATCGATGCCGAAGGCGTGTTGCGCCGCGAGTGGCGCGGCGTGAAAGTGCCGGGGCACGTCGACGAGATTCTGGAGGCTGTACAAGCGCTTTGA
- a CDS encoding polysaccharide deacetylase family protein yields the protein MALIVLKIDVDTLRGTREGVPNLARIFDRYKARATFLFSLGPDHTGWAMRRVLRPGFLKKVSRTSVVEHYGVKQLMYGVLLPGPDIGARARSEMRAIHEAGFECGIHTWDHVYWQDNVRSRPRDWTVAQMQKSHDRFADIFGMPPVTHGAAGWQMNGHAFEQIDAWGMRYASDGRGHTPYFPVVGGRTLSHVQMPTTLPTLDEVLGVDGIDTDNVAAWMLKRTENNPHDQVFTLHAELEGQKLAPVFEQLLAGWRAQGHTFATMGDYHATLDRDTLPSYPVTWGEIPGRSGELIVQPD from the coding sequence TTGGCCTTGATCGTCCTGAAGATCGACGTCGATACGTTGCGCGGCACGCGTGAAGGCGTGCCGAATCTCGCGCGTATCTTCGACCGCTACAAGGCGCGCGCCACGTTCCTGTTCAGCCTCGGCCCCGATCACACCGGCTGGGCGATGCGGCGCGTGCTGCGGCCGGGCTTCCTGAAGAAGGTGTCGCGCACCTCGGTGGTCGAGCATTACGGCGTCAAGCAGCTGATGTACGGCGTGCTGCTGCCGGGACCGGACATCGGCGCGCGCGCCCGCTCGGAGATGCGCGCGATCCACGAAGCCGGTTTCGAATGCGGTATCCACACGTGGGATCACGTCTACTGGCAGGACAACGTCCGTTCGCGTCCGCGCGACTGGACGGTCGCGCAGATGCAGAAGAGCCACGACCGTTTCGCGGACATCTTCGGCATGCCGCCCGTCACGCACGGCGCGGCCGGCTGGCAGATGAACGGCCACGCGTTCGAGCAGATCGACGCGTGGGGCATGCGGTACGCGTCCGACGGGCGCGGGCATACGCCCTATTTCCCGGTCGTCGGCGGACGCACGCTATCGCATGTGCAGATGCCGACCACGCTGCCCACGCTCGACGAAGTGCTGGGCGTCGACGGTATCGACACGGACAACGTCGCCGCGTGGATGCTCAAGCGCACCGAGAACAATCCGCACGATCAGGTGTTCACGCTGCACGCGGAGCTCGAAGGCCAGAAGCTCGCGCCCGTGTTCGAGCAGCTGCTGGCCGGTTGGCGCGCGCAAGGCCACACGTTCGCGACGATGGGCGATTACCACGCCACGCTAGACCGCGACACACTGCCGTCGTACCCTGTCACGTGGGGTGAAATCCCGGGCCGCTCCGGCGAACTGATCGTTCAGCCCGACTAG
- a CDS encoding bifunctional UDP-4-keto-pentose/UDP-xylose synthase: MKKVLILGVNGFIGHHLSKRILETTDWEVFGMDMQTERLGDLVNHERMHFFEGDITINKEWVEYHVKKCDVILPLVAIATPATYVKQPLRVFELDFEANLPIVRSAVKYGKHLVFPSTSEVYGMCADEQFDPDASALTYGPINKPRWIYACSKQLMDRVIWGYGMEGLNFTLFRPFNWIGPGLDSIYTPKEGSSRVVTQFLGHIVRGENISLVDGGAQKRAFTDIDDGISALMKIIENKNGIATGKIYNIGNPTNNFSVRELAHKMLALAAEYPEYAESAKKVQLVETSSGAYYGSGYQDVQNRVPKIDNTKQELNWAPQSTFDEALRKIFEAYRGHVAEARALVEQN; encoded by the coding sequence ATGAAAAAAGTCCTGATTCTGGGTGTGAACGGCTTCATCGGCCATCACCTGTCCAAGCGCATTCTCGAAACGACCGACTGGGAAGTGTTCGGCATGGACATGCAGACCGAACGCCTCGGCGACCTCGTGAACCACGAGCGCATGCATTTCTTCGAGGGTGACATCACGATCAACAAGGAGTGGGTCGAGTATCACGTGAAGAAGTGCGACGTGATCCTGCCGCTCGTCGCGATCGCCACGCCCGCCACGTACGTGAAGCAGCCGCTGCGCGTGTTCGAACTGGACTTCGAGGCAAACCTGCCCATCGTCCGTTCGGCCGTGAAGTACGGCAAGCATCTCGTCTTCCCGTCGACGTCGGAAGTCTATGGCATGTGCGCGGACGAGCAGTTCGACCCGGACGCGTCCGCCCTCACCTACGGCCCGATCAACAAGCCGCGCTGGATCTATGCGTGCTCGAAGCAGCTGATGGACCGCGTGATCTGGGGCTATGGCATGGAAGGCCTGAACTTCACGCTGTTCCGTCCGTTCAACTGGATCGGCCCGGGCCTCGACTCGATCTACACGCCGAAGGAAGGTTCGTCGCGCGTGGTCACGCAGTTCCTCGGCCATATCGTGCGCGGCGAGAACATCAGCCTCGTCGACGGCGGTGCGCAGAAGCGCGCGTTCACGGACATCGACGACGGCATCAGCGCGCTGATGAAGATCATCGAGAACAAGAACGGCATTGCGACGGGCAAGATCTACAACATCGGCAATCCGACCAACAACTTCTCAGTGCGCGAACTCGCGCACAAGATGCTGGCGCTGGCGGCCGAATACCCCGAGTACGCGGAATCGGCGAAGAAGGTGCAGCTCGTCGAGACGTCGTCGGGCGCGTACTACGGCTCGGGCTATCAGGACGTGCAGAACCGGGTGCCGAAGATCGACAACACGAAGCAGGAACTCAACTGGGCGCCGCAATCGACGTTCGACGAAGCCCTGCGCAAGATCTTCGAAGCGTACCGCGGCCATGTTGCCGAGGCACGCGCTCTCGTCGAGCAAAATTAA
- a CDS encoding formyltransferase gives MKPRAVVFAYHNVGVRCLQVLLARGVEVSLVVTHEDSPTENIWFGSVASVAAEHDIPVVTPADPKSPELRARIVDARPDFIFSFYYRHMLPADLLAIAPRGAYNMHGSLLPKYRGRVPTNWAVLNGETETGATLHEMAAKPDAGAIIAQTPVPILPDDTAAQVFDKVTVAAEQTLWRVLPALLKGEAPHLPNDLAHGSYFGGRKPEDGRLDFSQSGQRVYNLIRAVAPPYPGAFTEIGGERFVVARARLAQPGAAGADLPPGIHVGDNGFVATCGDGRVVAIHELRHQRDGSERVVTPAEFTQLTQSFRNA, from the coding sequence ATGAAGCCGCGCGCCGTCGTTTTCGCGTATCACAACGTCGGTGTGCGCTGCCTGCAGGTGCTGCTCGCGCGCGGCGTCGAGGTGTCCCTCGTCGTCACGCACGAAGACAGTCCCACGGAAAACATCTGGTTCGGCAGCGTGGCGTCCGTCGCGGCCGAACACGACATTCCCGTCGTGACGCCCGCCGATCCGAAAAGTCCCGAGTTGCGCGCGCGCATCGTCGACGCGCGCCCCGACTTCATCTTCTCGTTCTACTACCGGCACATGCTGCCCGCGGATCTGCTCGCTATCGCGCCGCGCGGCGCGTACAACATGCACGGATCGCTGCTGCCGAAATACCGTGGCCGCGTGCCTACCAACTGGGCCGTGCTGAACGGCGAAACGGAAACGGGCGCGACGCTGCATGAAATGGCCGCGAAGCCGGACGCAGGCGCGATCATTGCGCAGACGCCCGTGCCCATCCTGCCCGACGACACGGCCGCCCAGGTGTTCGACAAGGTGACGGTCGCCGCCGAGCAGACGCTCTGGCGCGTGCTGCCCGCGCTGTTGAAAGGCGAGGCGCCGCATCTGCCGAACGACCTCGCGCACGGCAGCTACTTCGGCGGACGCAAGCCGGAAGACGGACGCCTCGACTTCAGCCAGAGCGGCCAGCGGGTCTACAACCTGATCCGCGCCGTGGCGCCGCCGTATCCCGGCGCGTTCACGGAGATCGGCGGCGAGCGCTTCGTCGTGGCGCGCGCGCGTCTCGCGCAGCCCGGTGCGGCCGGCGCGGATTTGCCGCCCGGCATCCACGTAGGCGATAATGGCTTTGTTGCGACATGCGGCGACGGCCGCGTGGTCGCCATCCACGAATTGCGGCATCAGCGCGACGGCAGCGAGCGCGTCGTCACCCCCGCCGAATTCACCCAGCTCACTCAATCTTTCCGTAACGCATGA